In Nissabacter sp. SGAir0207, the genomic stretch CTGCGATGTGGGCATCCCGTAGGTCAGGTTGCCGCGCACCCGGTAGTGCGGGAAGAGGCGCGCGTCCTGAAAGACATAGCCGATGCGCCGCTTCTCCGGCGGCAGCCAGATGCGCGCCTCGCTGTCGGTCAGGGTGCGGCCATTAAGGCGGATCAGGCCACGATCGGGCCGCGCCAGCCCGCCAATCAGGTTGATAAGCGAGGTTTTGCCCGCGCCGGAGAGGCCGAAAATGGCGGTGATGCCCACTGCTGGCAGCGTGGCCTGTACTGACAAGCTCAGGTCGCCGAGGCGGTGCGTCAAATCGAGTTCCAGCATCTCAGCCCCCCAGCCGCCGCTTGCTCCAGCGCGCCAGCCACTCCGAGAGCAGCAGCGCGCCGAGCGACAGCACAATCGCAATCACGCAGAGGCGCGCGGCGGCGGCTTCCGCCCCCGGCGTCTCAATCAGGGTGTACATCGCCAGCGGCAGGGTGCGCGTCTCGCCGGGAATGTTGGAGACAAAGGTGATGGTGGCACCAAACTCACCGAGCGAGCGGGCAAAGGCCAGCACCGCGCCGACGATGATGCCCGGCAGCGACAGCGGCAGGGTGAGCGTCAGGAAGACGCGCCACGGCGACGCCCCCAGCGTGCGCGCCGCCTGCTCCAGCCGCAGGTCAATCGCCTCCAGCGCCAGCCGGATGGCGCGTACCATCAGTGGGAAGGCCACCACCGCCGAGGCGAGCGCCGCCCCGCGCCAGCTAAAGCTGAAGCTCAGGCCAAAGGTCTGGTAGAGCCAGCCACCGAGCAGCCCGCGCCGCCCCATGCCAATCAGCAGCAGATAGCCAATCACCACCGGCGGCAGTACCAGCGGCAGGTGCACCAGACTGTCCAACAGCGCCTTGCCGGGGAAGCGGCAGCGCACCAGCACCCAGGCCACCAGAATGCCAAACGGCAGGCTGCCCAGCACCGCGACGCCCGCCACTTGCAGGCTCAACAGCACCGCCTGCCACTCGTACTCACTCATCAACGGGGGCTAAATCCATACTGTTTGAACACCGTGGCCGCCTGCGGCCCCTTCAGGTAGTCGTAGAACGCCTGCGTGGCGCTGTTCTGGTGATCGCGCACGATCGCCATCGGGTACTCCACCGGCGGGTGGCTCTCCGCGGGGAAGGTGCCGACCACTTTCACCTTGGCGCTGGCCTTGGCGTCTGAGCCGTAGACGATGCCCAGCGGTGCCTCCTGCCGCTCCACCAGCGCCATCGCCGCGCGCACGTTGTTGCCGCGTGCCAGCGTCGGCTCCAGCGCCGTCCACGCCCCCAGCGACTGCAACGCCTGCTTGGCATAAATGCCCGCCGGTACGTGATCCGGGTCACCGACCGCCAGACGGCCACCTGACAGCAGCGACACCCACGGCGTCTGCTTGTCGATCTTCACCGCGTCCTGCGCCGACGGCTGCGGCGCAATCAGCACCAGCTCGTTGCCCAGCAGGGTGTAGCGGCTGTTGTTGACGATCTGCTGCTTCTGCTGCGCGTAGTCCATCCACTGCTGATCGGCAGAGATAAACAGGTTGGCTGGCGCGCCCTGCTCAATCTGCCGCGCCAGCACCGAGGAGGAGGCGTAGGAGGCCACCACCTCTACCAGGTGATCCTTCTGGTACTGGGTGGCAATCTCTTGCAGGGCATTGGTCAGCGAGGCGGCGGCGAAGACGGTGATCTTCTCCGCCGCCTGCGCCTGCCACGACAGGCCAGAGAGCAGCGCCACGGCGATCAGTGAACGGGACATCAAACGGCGCGGTGCGCGCGAAGTGGGGCATGGCATAGGGTTCTCTCCGAAGGGGTCAACGTTATATAGGAAATCATATAACGTCGTGTTAAACCTTGTCATTCGCTTTATCGGCGGCGGCCCGCGGAACTTGACGGCCAAAAAAACGCCCGGCACAGGGGCCGGGCGGGAGGGGGAAGCCAATCAGCGGCGCGGGGCCTGGTGGCTCTCTTTGGGATGGCCGATCTTCGAAAAGACGTTGAACACTTCACCCAGGCCGTAGATCAGGCCGAGGATAATTGCCATCACCACCGGCACCATGACGACGGCAAACACCAGACTCTCCAGCAGTTCCAACATAATCGCCTCACTCATTTCCATGGGACGCCGATCGCTGGCGTCAATCTTTGCGATAATAGCAGGGATGGCGCGCCGGAGTGTTAGCAATTCGCCAACCGCCGGTTTGCCTCCCTGCCGCCAATCAGCGACAATTACCCCCTTCCCCGCCGTTGGATGTTGCCATGCACGCTGAAATTTTGCTGACCCTGAAACTCGACCAGCGGGTCTTTGCTGACCCCCGCCGCATCGCCCTGCTGAAACAGGTGCGCGCCACCGGCTCCATCAGCCAGGGGGCGAAACTGGCTGGCATCAGTTACAAAAGCGCCTGGGACGCCATCAATGAGATGAACCAGATGGCCGACCAAACGCTGGTGGAGCGCGCCACCGGCGGCAAGGGCGGCGGCGGCGCGACCCTGACGCGCTACGGTGAGCGGCTGGTGCAGCTCTATGACCTGCTGGCGCAGATCCAGCAAAAAGCCTTCGACGTGCTGAAGGAGGACAGCCTGCCGCTCGACAGTTTGCTCGCCGCCATCTCACGCTTCTCGTTGCAGACCAGCGCCCGCAACCAGTTTTTCGCCACCGTCACCGAGCGCGGCCACCAGCATGTGCAGCAGCAGGTGCAACTGCTATTGGCCGACGGCACCACGCGCCTCAACGCGGCACTGACCGAGCAGAGCGCCGACCGGCTGCAACTGGCACCGGGCAAGGAGGTGCTGGCGCTGATCAAAGCCCCGTGGGTGACGATCTCCCCGGCCAGCGATCCGTTGCCCGCTGGCGCCAACGCCTTTGCCTGCGTGTTGCAGAGCCTTGAGCCGGGCAGCGACAACAGCGAGGTGCTGCTGACGTTCGCCGGACGCGAGACGCTGTGCGCCACCGTGCCCAACACCCAGGTGACGGCGCTGGGGCTACAGCCGGGACTGGCAGTCACCGCGCAGGTGCAGCCCGACCGGGTGATCCTCGCCACCCTGCTCTGATCGCCTTGCAAATCAGGTAGTTGCATTTTCAGCGTTAATACTTTGCAGATTTGTCAATTGACTTCAGCGCCAGCGGCGCTTATCCCTAACCCCAAACTGGTTGCACATTAAGGGATAAAACATGGCGTCATTGCAGATTGCGCAAGGTGTGTTCCGCCTGAGCGACACCCGCACCCTCCACCTGCCCGAGCTGGCGATCCACGCTGGCGACAGCTGGGCCTTTGTCGGGGCCAACGGCAGCGGCAAATCGGCACTGGCGCGCGCACTGGCCGGCGAGCTGGTGCAGCTGGAGGGGCAGCGCCAGCATGACTTCCCGCGCATCGCCCGCCTCTCTTTCGAGCAGTTGCAGAAGCTGCTGAGCGACGAGTGGCAGCGCAATAACACCGACCTGCTGAGCGCCGACGAGGATGACACCGGCCGCACCACCGCCGACATCATCCAGGAGGAGGTGAAGGATCCGGCGCGCGCGGCGGCGCTGGCGACCCAGTTCGGCATTGCGCAGCTGCTGGCGCGGCGCTTCAAATACCTCTCCACCGGCGAGACGCGCAAAACGCTGCTCTGTCAGGCGCTGATGGCGCAACCCGACCTGTTGATCCTCGACGAGCCTTTCGATGGGCTGGACGTGCAGTCGCGCGGCCAGCTGGCGCTGCTGCTGGGCGAACTCTCCCAGCAGGGGATCACGCTGGTGCTGGTGCTGAACCGCTTCGATGAGATCCCGGCGTTTGTCCAGCAGGTTGGGGTGCTGGCCGACTGCCACCTGACCACCACCGGCCCGCGCGAGGCGGTGATGGCGCAGGCGCTGGTAGCGCAACTGGCGCACAGCGAGCGGCTGAGCGGCATGGCGCTGCCGGAGACCGAGGAGCCGCGCCGTGGCCCCGCCCTGCCGCCGGACGAGCCACGCATCATCCTGCGCCACGGGGTGGTCTCCTATAACGATCGCCCGATCCTCAACGGCCTCGACTGGCAGGTCAATCCCGGCGAGCACTGGCAGATTGTCGGCCCGAACGGCGCGGGTAAGTCCACGCTGCTCAGCCTGATCACCGGCGACCACCCGCAGGGCTACAGCAATGACCTGACGCTGTTTGGCCGTCGGCGCGGCAGCGGCGAAACCATCCGGGACATCAAAAAGCACATCGGCTACGTCAGCAGCAGCCTGCACCTTGACTACCGCGTCAGTGCCAGCCTGCGCACGGTGATCCTCTCCGGCTTTTTCGACTCCATCGGCATCTATCAGGCCGCCTCTGACCGCCAGCGGCAGCTGACCGACCACTGGCTGGCACTACTGGGGCTGGCCGATGCCGCCGACGCGCCCTTCCACAGCCTCTCCTGGGGGCAGCAGCGGCTGGCGCTGATTGCGCGGGCGCTGGTGAAACACCCGGCGCTGCTGATTCTGGATGAGCCGTTGCAGGGGCTGGACCCGCTCAATCGCCAGCTAGTGCGCCGCTGGATTGACGTGCTGATTGGCGAGGGCGAAACCCAACTGCTGTTTGTTTCGCACCATGCCGAAGACGCGCCAGCCTGCATCACCCATCGCCTGAGTTTTGTGCCCGAGGGCGACCTCTACCGCTATGTGACGCAGGCATTGTGACCGCCGCGCTACCACTCTGTATGACCGGGTGGTAGCGGTTACACTAAGTCTGGTCGCCCGCGGTTTTCAGCCAATTCCCCCCTGCTCTTTCCCGGTGGCTTGTGCTAGGCTGCCGGGTGTAAGCGATTCCATTTCTTGAGTCTGGATCACCTTTTCTTTGCCGCTGGCGTGCTATCTTTTGGCATGGTTGTGTAGCCGTGGGCAAGAAGGCCCCGGCCAGAGAGTGTGGAAGCGGTTACACTAGCCCGTTTGCGGGCCTCTTTGATTGCTGTTCCCTGTTGTGCCCCGGGCCAAAGGCCTTGCCGGGCGTTTGGATAAAGGAATGTTTACGCTATGTCGACTTTTAACCCGGTTGATCACCCGCATCGCCGTTACAACCCGCTGACCGGCCAGTGGATCCTGGTCTCCCCGCACCGTGCCAAGCGCCCCTGGCAGGGCCAGCAGGAGTCGCCGGCGCTGGAGACGTTGCCCAGCCACGATCCTGACTG encodes the following:
- a CDS encoding AcrZ family multidrug efflux pump-associated protein; the encoded protein is MLELLESLVFAVVMVPVVMAIILGLIYGLGEVFNVFSKIGHPKESHQAPRR
- the modB gene encoding molybdate ABC transporter permease subunit — protein: MSEYEWQAVLLSLQVAGVAVLGSLPFGILVAWVLVRCRFPGKALLDSLVHLPLVLPPVVIGYLLLIGMGRRGLLGGWLYQTFGLSFSFSWRGAALASAVVAFPLMVRAIRLALEAIDLRLEQAARTLGASPWRVFLTLTLPLSLPGIIVGAVLAFARSLGEFGATITFVSNIPGETRTLPLAMYTLIETPGAEAAAARLCVIAIVLSLGALLLSEWLARWSKRRLGG
- the modF gene encoding molybdate ABC transporter ATP-binding protein ModF; amino-acid sequence: MASLQIAQGVFRLSDTRTLHLPELAIHAGDSWAFVGANGSGKSALARALAGELVQLEGQRQHDFPRIARLSFEQLQKLLSDEWQRNNTDLLSADEDDTGRTTADIIQEEVKDPARAAALATQFGIAQLLARRFKYLSTGETRKTLLCQALMAQPDLLILDEPFDGLDVQSRGQLALLLGELSQQGITLVLVLNRFDEIPAFVQQVGVLADCHLTTTGPREAVMAQALVAQLAHSERLSGMALPETEEPRRGPALPPDEPRIILRHGVVSYNDRPILNGLDWQVNPGEHWQIVGPNGAGKSTLLSLITGDHPQGYSNDLTLFGRRRGSGETIRDIKKHIGYVSSSLHLDYRVSASLRTVILSGFFDSIGIYQAASDRQRQLTDHWLALLGLADAADAPFHSLSWGQQRLALIARALVKHPALLILDEPLQGLDPLNRQLVRRWIDVLIGEGETQLLFVSHHAEDAPACITHRLSFVPEGDLYRYVTQAL
- the modA gene encoding molybdate ABC transporter substrate-binding protein; the protein is MSRSLIAVALLSGLSWQAQAAEKITVFAAASLTNALQEIATQYQKDHLVEVVASYASSSVLARQIEQGAPANLFISADQQWMDYAQQKQQIVNNSRYTLLGNELVLIAPQPSAQDAVKIDKQTPWVSLLSGGRLAVGDPDHVPAGIYAKQALQSLGAWTALEPTLARGNNVRAAMALVERQEAPLGIVYGSDAKASAKVKVVGTFPAESHPPVEYPMAIVRDHQNSATQAFYDYLKGPQAATVFKQYGFSPR
- the modE gene encoding molybdenum-dependent transcriptional regulator — protein: MHAEILLTLKLDQRVFADPRRIALLKQVRATGSISQGAKLAGISYKSAWDAINEMNQMADQTLVERATGGKGGGGATLTRYGERLVQLYDLLAQIQQKAFDVLKEDSLPLDSLLAAISRFSLQTSARNQFFATVTERGHQHVQQQVQLLLADGTTRLNAALTEQSADRLQLAPGKEVLALIKAPWVTISPASDPLPAGANAFACVLQSLEPGSDNSEVLLTFAGRETLCATVPNTQVTALGLQPGLAVTAQVQPDRVILATLL